The genomic interval ATGGCGTGACCATCAAGTTAGAGCCGGGACAAGAGTTCGACTTCAAGGTCATCAAACTGAATCCCGGCGAGAAGAAAGTGGGCCTCAGCATACGGGCTGTGGGAGAAGAGGCCAGCCGCGCAGAAGTAGAATCGTACAAGCATCCGGTTTCCAGCGCCACCTCCACCATCGAGGAACTCATGTCCTGGAAGAGGGCGGGCAACGACCAGAATTAGAGGTTTCGAAATTGGACCAAAAGCAAAGCCGCCTGTGGGCGGCTTTTTAGTTAGTGCGGGGAAATTCCAAGATTGCTATTTCGTATCCACCTTCAGATTGATCAGCACCTGCGACCGGTTATCAAATGAACTCAGGGTCTTGCTGTCGCTCTTTTTGTCCTGGTACTGTGCGTACACCTGATAATCAACATTGGGGGACAGCTCCGGAAAACGATAAGCGCCATCAGGCCCAGTGATATAGGTCTTCACTGCCATGGTGCGGGTGTTGGTGAGGTACACGACCGCCCCGGAAAGGGGAGCGCCACTCGCATTGCTTACGTGACCGGTCAAGGTACGGGTGAGCGCAGGTTTCTCTTTAACGTCAGAACCCACACGCGCAGGCCACGCTTGAGCATGTGCGGGCTTTACCGGAAGTAGGAACACCAACGTCAACCAGGCCAGCACGCAGGTCTTCATTTAGGCTACCTCCGCAGCAAAATTTATTTCAGATTCTACTCTGTTAGATGCAAACCAGGTGTCCACCCCCTCGTCGTTTTCCTCGTGCACCGTGAACCTCGGTAACTGACATTAAGGTCAATCGTTTGTGTAACTTAGCTACCCTCGGTAGGCTCCGCCCAGATCACATAGTCAGCTTTGCCCGCCGGGACACGTTGGGTGAATTCGCCAAAGGGCTGGTGTGGCTCTCTTCGTTTTCTGCATGCAGTGGGGAGTCGCTATTCGGAGGGAGCTGAGTACTCTCAGCCGTTAGGAATAATCGCCGTCCTCGGCCTCTTCTTCAGCCTCAGCGGCCGCTTCCTCTTCTTCAAGGCGGTTCAATTCCAGGGGGTGAGTAGTAATCACTTCGAAGTCAACACCGCATTCCGGGCAGGAGACGATCTCGCCCTCGTCTACTTCGTCTTCCTCGATGTCCAGATCGGTTTCGCATTCCGGACATAAAACCATAAGAGCCTCCGTGCGTATGATAGCCGTCCTGCTACTATTTAGAATCTCTTTGGGGCCAACGTCAAGCCCGCCCCGCCGCTTGGGGCAGGCGGCAGGGCAGTAAATTCAATATACGCGAGGCGCATGCGCGAAAGTCCCCTTCCGGGGTGGTTCAACGTTCTATGAAGCTGGTCTTCTGGATTGCCATTCTGATGGCAGCGACGGTGGTGGCGGTTGCCCAACGGGGAACTCTGGGCACACGCCCTCCGTCCTCCCATCGCTTGGCCTCTCGCGGTGCCAGTGGCGGCCGCCACGCTGCAGATCCAAAGATCGCAAGCGCATTGAGCAATATCTCAGCGGCACACATTCGCGACACCATTACCCGGCTGGCCGAGTTCCATACCCGCCAGACCCTTTCGGCTGCTGGCCCTGATTCTATCGCCGAAGGACGAGGCATAGGGGCGGCGCGGGAATGGATCAGGTCCGAATTCGAGCGCTACTCCCGTGCCTGCGGGGGCTGCCTGGAGGTCCATACTGACACCTTCGTGCAGCCCAAGAGCGAGCGCGTTCCCGCTCCAACCGAGATCGTAAATGTGTATGCAGTCCTGCGCGGCAGCGATGCCGGAAACCGCAAACGTATTTACCTGGTGACCGGGCACTACGATTCGCGAAACAGCGGCGCTGAAGATGCCACAGGAGAAGCTCCCGGTGCCAATGACGACGCAAGTGG from Terriglobales bacterium carries:
- a CDS encoding carboxypeptidase-like regulatory domain-containing protein — translated: MKTCVLAWLTLVFLLPVKPAHAQAWPARVGSDVKEKPALTRTLTGHVSNASGAPLSGAVVYLTNTRTMAVKTYITGPDGAYRFPELSPNVDYQVYAQYQDKKSDSKTLSSFDNRSQVLINLKVDTK